A genomic stretch from Shewanella sediminis HAW-EB3 includes:
- a CDS encoding TetR/AcrR family transcriptional regulator: protein MPDSKNKVGRPCGETQNRDKLIQAARALFVERDYSQVTIRDVAAIAGTDPGLIRYYFGSKENLFTAMLRETAAPVKQQLYKVIKEKKASGPASFMQTYYQVMSEYPHFPRLIFRLAGLDQSIPENQEITKVFNEIVDLDDIMMFDKLKERGLLRDDVDSLCAQLSFISMTIFPFLVPEELLTRLGVQLTPEFLTKLAEQNTNLLARGLMPAKDKSDDQ, encoded by the coding sequence ATGCCCGATAGCAAGAATAAAGTGGGACGTCCCTGCGGAGAGACCCAAAATCGCGATAAACTTATTCAGGCTGCGAGAGCGCTCTTTGTCGAGCGAGACTATTCTCAGGTCACCATTCGTGACGTCGCGGCGATTGCAGGCACAGACCCCGGGCTAATTCGCTACTACTTCGGCTCTAAAGAAAACCTGTTCACCGCTATGCTCCGAGAAACTGCGGCGCCCGTGAAACAACAGCTTTATAAGGTGATTAAAGAGAAAAAAGCGAGCGGCCCGGCTAGCTTCATGCAGACCTACTATCAGGTGATGTCTGAGTACCCTCATTTTCCAAGGTTAATCTTCCGCCTGGCGGGTCTCGATCAGAGCATTCCCGAGAACCAAGAGATAACCAAGGTGTTCAACGAAATCGTCGATCTGGATGACATCATGATGTTCGATAAGCTCAAAGAGAGAGGGCTGCTCCGGGACGATGTCGATAGCCTGTGCGCACAACTGAGTTTTATTTCGATGACTATATTCCCATTTCTTGTACCCGAAGAGTTATTGACCAGACTCGGTGTACAGCTCACACCCGAATTTTTAACTAAACTCGCAGAGCAAAATACAAATCTGCTTGCAAGGGGCTTGATGCCCGCAAAGGACAAGAGTGATGACCAGTAA
- a CDS encoding multiheme c-type cytochrome, with translation MLVMLSACGDDDTEVIIVEVPVETPIETPVETPVETVPEEVVLEYIGTEKCLACHSDKKSFLETGHNMMLTEVVNDEEPLYPFTSVNGAADVIEGLFNTLGDPDGWKDVGYVLGGTITANLFIDKNGYIMNGQKAVMFLKPKGTQITSEMMMPYIRSTEPDGHPYGPCGRCHTTGWKAYTSASGDERNLHMQNDLDGMQGTFAMTGIQCESCHGAGSEHIKGPSKHNIVKIAEARIAEDFLAEDMANGKAVSCVECHTTEDARRLYPDYVTEYEHAFGEGTMNSRLPVVGEFGQPEGRKDDVSGGGRHAAATLKRVDPNTGVAMGKKKGFTCSTCHNPHQSAVNHDKAGHENAMVRQCTDCHTKGFADVQGSDIASAAHEFVAECTDCHMPNNSHLLKIDLEGAKDDPRHFSADGEFQMPWLRAWDSCSGCHAEDYDARAQKIGKIHKDVGF, from the coding sequence ATGCTAGTAATGCTGTCAGCTTGTGGAGATGATGACACTGAGGTGATTATTGTAGAGGTTCCAGTTGAGACACCAATTGAAACACCTGTTGAAACACCAGTTGAGACAGTGCCCGAAGAGGTTGTATTAGAGTATATTGGAACTGAGAAATGCCTTGCTTGTCATTCAGATAAGAAATCATTCTTAGAGACAGGTCATAACATGATGCTAACGGAGGTTGTTAACGATGAGGAGCCTCTATATCCCTTCACATCTGTAAACGGTGCTGCTGATGTTATTGAGGGTCTTTTCAATACACTTGGTGACCCTGATGGCTGGAAGGATGTAGGGTATGTTCTTGGCGGGACAATAACGGCTAATCTCTTTATTGATAAGAACGGCTACATTATGAACGGTCAAAAGGCGGTTATGTTTCTAAAGCCAAAGGGAACGCAAATCACCTCTGAAATGATGATGCCATACATAAGGAGCACTGAGCCGGACGGTCATCCCTATGGGCCGTGTGGTAGATGTCATACCACAGGCTGGAAAGCTTATACCTCTGCCTCTGGTGACGAAAGAAACTTGCATATGCAGAATGATCTGGATGGAATGCAAGGCACGTTCGCTATGACTGGGATTCAGTGTGAAAGTTGTCACGGTGCAGGTAGTGAGCATATCAAAGGGCCTTCAAAACATAACATTGTTAAAATAGCTGAAGCACGAATTGCAGAGGATTTTCTTGCTGAAGATATGGCGAATGGTAAAGCTGTTTCATGTGTTGAGTGCCATACAACTGAAGATGCGCGAAGACTGTACCCTGATTATGTGACAGAGTATGAGCACGCATTCGGTGAGGGTACTATGAACTCACGTTTACCAGTTGTAGGTGAGTTTGGTCAGCCTGAAGGACGTAAAGATGATGTTAGTGGTGGCGGTAGACATGCGGCGGCAACGCTTAAACGTGTTGACCCTAATACAGGGGTTGCAATGGGTAAGAAGAAAGGCTTTACCTGTTCAACCTGTCACAATCCACACCAATCAGCAGTAAATCATGATAAAGCTGGCCATGAGAACGCGATGGTTAGACAGTGTACAGACTGCCACACCAAAGGGTTTGCAGATGTTCAGGGTAGTGATATTGCATCGGCAGCACATGAGTTTGTAGCTGAGTGTACAGATTGCCATATGCCTAACAACTCACATCTGCTTAAGATTGACCTTGAGGGTGCAAAGGACGACCCAAGACACTTCTCTGCAGACGGTGAGTTTCAAATGCCTTGGCTTCGTGCTTGGGACAGTTGTTCTGGTTGTCATGCGGAAGACTATGATGCAAGAGCGCAGAAGATCGGTAAGATCCATAAGGATGTAGGCTTCTGA
- a CDS encoding LysR family transcriptional regulator: MTNQAIKKISELDVFCLQVFKIIFQTGHANAAAKELKVSAPKISRCLNILRATFDDQLFYRRQFGLKPTPLAEHLFEPICRFCYSVTKIEQVAFEVNHRDSTPILNIAVTPGIMASLSLILSNNYSLNRIGKIRLHPWSDDSAELIHSGKLDLGVALDTSCHHDLNFEHLGTLDSVYLAGNVRHPIWARLPHFTLNEICKYPFLYLECKGVNDKMAPLEVYSHQSGIKPVSVEKVTGKEQWYSNLLTMSSLAFTPAVEAEIYKNMPGIHVERLPEVEVNKLHGNVLPPKYYLIEKPVSHRRYTVENRRVIINTIKELLASS; the protein is encoded by the coding sequence ATGACTAATCAAGCAATTAAGAAAATCAGTGAACTCGACGTATTTTGTTTACAGGTATTTAAAATCATTTTTCAAACCGGTCATGCGAATGCAGCAGCAAAAGAGTTGAAGGTATCTGCGCCTAAAATCAGTCGCTGCCTAAACATTTTACGGGCGACGTTTGATGATCAGCTTTTCTATCGTCGTCAGTTTGGGTTGAAACCAACGCCGTTAGCCGAGCATCTTTTTGAGCCCATATGTCGGTTTTGCTACTCGGTGACTAAAATCGAACAAGTGGCGTTTGAAGTAAACCATCGCGACTCAACTCCCATTCTTAATATCGCGGTGACGCCGGGCATCATGGCGAGTCTCTCTCTGATTTTATCCAATAATTATTCTCTTAATCGCATTGGTAAGATTCGGCTCCACCCTTGGAGTGATGACTCAGCCGAGTTAATTCACAGTGGAAAGTTAGACTTAGGGGTGGCCTTAGATACCTCTTGTCACCATGATCTGAATTTTGAACATTTAGGTACTTTAGACTCCGTTTATCTGGCCGGAAATGTGAGACATCCCATTTGGGCGAGGCTTCCTCACTTTACCTTAAATGAGATTTGTAAATACCCCTTTCTTTATCTGGAATGTAAGGGGGTCAATGACAAGATGGCCCCTCTGGAGGTCTATAGCCACCAATCGGGAATAAAGCCTGTCAGTGTTGAAAAGGTTACAGGTAAAGAGCAGTGGTACAGCAACTTACTGACCATGAGTAGTTTGGCATTTACTCCAGCGGTAGAGGCTGAAATTTATAAAAATATGCCCGGGATCCATGTCGAGCGATTACCCGAAGTTGAGGTAAATAAGCTTCATGGTAATGTGCTACCCCCAAAATACTATTTGATTGAAAAACCAGTTTCTCATCGCCGATACACAGTTGAAAACAGGAGGGTAATAATCAATACCATTAAAGAGCTACTGGCTTCTTCATGA
- a CDS encoding TorD/DmsD family molecular chaperone: MSTLTRDIYLEYQGLARILHNVLFFDPSVDLIGSFIAFKTIESWPEYGLDDNESQTKQLINNYLKHWSQEQRLSLKLDYGQLFYGPGDPSAAPWGSVYLSEKQLLNGESTLSLMNFYRERGIRFELESNQPIDHLGLFFAVLDPIFGQLAEEDNPELVGSCIILLQQHLLPWSDRCLELMHHHAESDFYRGIALLTKSYLLQLTKSLQIVPISAQLFR, translated from the coding sequence ATGTCAACTTTGACCAGAGATATTTACCTGGAATATCAGGGGCTCGCTCGTATATTGCACAACGTACTCTTCTTTGATCCCAGCGTCGATCTTATCGGTAGTTTTATTGCGTTTAAGACTATAGAGAGTTGGCCAGAATATGGACTGGATGATAATGAGTCACAGACTAAGCAGTTAATTAACAACTACCTGAAACACTGGAGTCAGGAGCAGAGGCTGTCACTAAAGCTGGATTATGGGCAACTTTTTTATGGACCGGGCGATCCCAGTGCCGCCCCTTGGGGCTCTGTCTATTTGAGTGAGAAGCAACTTCTCAACGGTGAGTCCACCCTGTCTTTGATGAATTTCTACCGGGAGAGGGGCATCAGGTTTGAACTGGAATCGAATCAGCCTATCGATCACCTGGGGTTATTCTTCGCCGTACTGGATCCGATCTTCGGTCAACTGGCCGAGGAGGATAACCCTGAGTTAGTCGGCAGTTGCATCATCTTGCTGCAGCAACATCTACTCCCCTGGTCCGATCGCTGCCTCGAGTTAATGCATCATCACGCCGAGAGTGATTTTTATCGCGGTATTGCTCTGCTGACTAAAAGTTATCTGTTACAGCTGACGAAGTCACTGCAAATTGTGCCTATATCGGCTCAGTTGTTTCGTTAA
- a CDS encoding DMSO/selenate family reductase complex B subunit, whose amino-acid sequence MSNNVQYGFYVDSSKCTGCKTCQVTCKDRKDLPVGINWRRVYEYGGGLWTENADGTVNQNVFAYYTSIGCNHCSEPACVKACPVGAMHKRKQDGLVHVASDLCIGCESCARACPYDAPQIDKARKVMTKCDGCFERLAEGKNPTCVESCPMRAIDFGTMDALKEKYPDAVKPNFAPLPSSSITSPNLLMKPNRHARASGSIDGVVLNHSEV is encoded by the coding sequence ATGAGTAATAATGTTCAGTACGGCTTTTATGTCGATTCAAGTAAGTGTACGGGTTGTAAGACCTGTCAGGTAACGTGCAAAGATCGTAAAGATCTGCCCGTAGGTATCAACTGGCGCCGGGTGTATGAGTATGGTGGCGGTCTGTGGACAGAGAATGCCGATGGCACTGTCAACCAGAATGTTTTCGCCTACTATACCTCTATTGGCTGCAACCACTGTAGTGAGCCCGCCTGTGTCAAGGCTTGCCCTGTGGGAGCCATGCACAAACGCAAGCAAGATGGTTTGGTGCATGTGGCGTCTGACCTATGTATTGGCTGCGAGAGTTGTGCCCGTGCCTGCCCATATGATGCGCCGCAAATTGACAAGGCCCGTAAGGTGATGACCAAGTGCGATGGCTGCTTTGAGCGTCTGGCCGAAGGTAAGAATCCGACCTGTGTCGAGTCATGTCCGATGCGCGCCATCGACTTTGGCACTATGGATGCGCTCAAAGAGAAATACCCGGATGCAGTTAAGCCCAACTTCGCTCCTTTACCCAGCAGCAGTATCACATCGCCGAATCTGTTGATGAAACCGAATCGTCATGCTCGCGCCAGCGGCAGCATAGATGGTGTCGTGTTAAACCATTCAGAGGTCTGA